The Streptomyces luteogriseus genome includes a window with the following:
- a CDS encoding FAD/NAD(P)-binding protein, which translates to MVGAGPRGTSVLERLCASAPELLPSGARLTVHVIDPDPPGPGRVWRTAQSPELLMNTVACQVTLFTDDSVDCSGPIRPGPSLHEWAGGRLGPDEYPARADYGRYLEWVFAEVVRQAPPEVRVETHRARAVRLDDAPGGRQTLTLDDGRTLTGLSAVVLAQGHLPRTAGPDLLRPAAHAARHGLRHVPPANPADVDLSPVPPGEPVLLRGLGLNFFDHTALLTTGRGGRFVRDDEGLRYLPSGREPRLFAGSRRGVPYQARGDNAKGPYGRHVPLALTPEVIAGFRKRADSGEAPDFLTEIWPLVAKEVETVYYGALIRRAASRAEPGPEPERKPKREREPERRQEPGREREFTERFLAVPHGDPLEAPLLEEFGVPDSERWCWERVSRPYAGRDFAHSGEWRDWLLSYLREDAAQAALGNVHGPLKAALDVLRDLRNELRLIVDHGGLCGASRRDHLDRWYTPLNAFLSIGPPRRRIEELVALVEAGVVRVLGPRLRVTEENGGWAAHSPDVPGPPVRVKTLIEARLPEPDLRHTADDLLAGLLRRGQCRPHVVDGYETGGLDVTARPYRLMDRQGVAHTRRFAFGVPTEGVHWVTAAGARPGVDSVTLSDADAVARAVLRAAEPDTEPQREAKQWPNVELASIN; encoded by the coding sequence CTGGTCGGCGCGGGACCGCGCGGCACCAGCGTCCTGGAACGCCTGTGCGCCTCCGCCCCCGAACTCCTGCCGTCCGGTGCCCGGCTGACGGTCCATGTGATCGACCCGGACCCGCCCGGCCCTGGCCGTGTCTGGCGCACCGCCCAGTCGCCCGAGCTGCTGATGAACACCGTGGCCTGCCAGGTGACCCTGTTCACCGACGACAGCGTGGACTGCTCGGGCCCGATCCGCCCCGGCCCGAGCCTGCACGAGTGGGCGGGCGGCAGGCTGGGCCCGGACGAGTACCCGGCCCGGGCCGACTACGGCCGCTATCTGGAGTGGGTGTTCGCCGAGGTCGTGCGGCAGGCGCCGCCGGAGGTACGGGTCGAGACACACCGGGCACGCGCTGTACGGCTCGACGACGCTCCCGGCGGCCGCCAGACCCTCACCCTCGACGACGGCCGCACCCTGACCGGCCTGTCCGCGGTGGTGCTGGCCCAAGGGCACCTGCCGAGGACCGCCGGCCCGGACCTGCTGCGGCCCGCGGCCCACGCCGCGCGGCACGGCCTGCGCCACGTCCCGCCCGCGAACCCGGCCGACGTCGACCTGTCGCCCGTCCCCCCGGGCGAACCCGTCCTGCTGCGCGGCCTCGGCCTCAACTTCTTCGACCACACGGCCCTGCTGACGACCGGCCGGGGCGGCCGTTTCGTCCGGGACGACGAGGGCCTGCGCTACCTCCCATCCGGCCGTGAGCCGCGGCTCTTCGCCGGTTCACGGCGCGGCGTCCCGTACCAGGCACGAGGCGACAACGCGAAGGGGCCCTACGGCCGGCACGTCCCGCTCGCCCTCACCCCGGAGGTGATCGCCGGGTTCCGCAAGCGCGCGGACTCCGGAGAGGCGCCCGATTTCCTCACGGAGATATGGCCGTTGGTGGCGAAGGAGGTGGAGACGGTCTACTACGGCGCGCTGATCCGGCGGGCCGCGTCCCGCGCGGAGCCGGGGCCGGAGCCGGAGCGGAAGCCGAAGCGTGAGCGGGAGCCGGAGCGGAGACAAGAGCCGGGGCGGGAGCGGGAGTTCACCGAGCGCTTCCTCGCCGTCCCGCACGGCGATCCCCTGGAGGCGCCGCTGCTGGAGGAGTTCGGGGTGCCGGACAGTGAGCGCTGGTGCTGGGAGCGGGTCTCCCGCCCTTACGCGGGACGGGACTTCGCGCATTCCGGCGAGTGGCGCGACTGGCTGCTGTCGTATCTGCGCGAGGACGCCGCCCAGGCCGCCCTGGGCAATGTGCACGGCCCCCTGAAGGCGGCCCTGGACGTGCTGCGCGACCTGCGCAACGAACTCCGGCTGATCGTCGACCACGGCGGCCTCTGCGGCGCGTCCCGCCGCGATCACCTGGACCGTTGGTACACCCCGCTCAACGCGTTCCTCTCGATCGGCCCGCCGCGCCGCCGCATCGAGGAGCTCGTGGCGCTGGTGGAGGCGGGGGTGGTGCGGGTGCTCGGGCCGCGGCTACGGGTGACGGAGGAGAACGGGGGCTGGGCGGCGCACTCCCCCGACGTGCCGGGACCGCCGGTCCGTGTGAAAACCCTCATAGAGGCCCGCCTGCCGGAGCCCGACCTGCGGCACACCGCCGACGACCTCCTGGCCGGTCTGCTCCGGAGGGGGCAGTGCCGACCGCACGTCGTGGACGGTTACGAGACAGGGGGGTTGGATGTCACAGCGCGGCCCTATCGGCTGATGGATCGTCAAGGAGTTGCACACACAAGGCGGTTCGCGTTCGGCGTGCCGACAGAAGGCGTCCACTGGGTGACCGCCGCGGGAGCCCGCCCAGGGGTGGATTCGGTCACGCTTTCGGACGCGGATGCGGTGGCGAGAGCCGTTCTACGTGCGGCTGAACCCGACACCGAGCCTCAACGGGAGGCAAAGCAGTGGCCAAATGTTGAACTTGCAAGCATCAATTAG